From a region of the Candidatus Blochmanniella camponoti genome:
- the waaF gene encoding lipopolysaccharide heptosyltransferase II encodes MKILVISPSWIGDTVISHSMYRLLIKKYCSNIKIDVLTPMWCKDLFNHMPEINQTLCIPYGHGALELSKCYHLGKFLKNEKYQQAIILPNSFKSALIPFFAGIPIRTGWRGEIRYGILNDLRILNKKLFPLMVQRYASLACDYNVTKNSYSLPCPLPLPQLSVNEKEIEDVLCKFNLYCHRKSLIGLCPGAEFGLAKNWPHYHYITLAIQLIHYGYHVVILGSPNDQLINRFIQHSILKNMKQHCNNLIGITSLGEAIAIIATCSGIVSNDSGLMHVACALRRPVIGLYGPSNPKFTPPLFSQSIVIRRIQGYYTMRNGDSLYGYHNSLMDITPDQVLEALKTLLH; translated from the coding sequence GTGAAAATATTAGTTATTAGTCCTTCCTGGATTGGCGATACCGTGATATCACATAGTATGTATCGATTATTGATTAAGAAATATTGTTCCAACATTAAGATTGATGTCCTTACTCCGATGTGGTGCAAAGATCTGTTCAATCATATGCCTGAAATTAATCAAACATTATGTATTCCTTACGGGCATGGAGCTTTAGAGTTATCAAAATGTTACCATCTCGGAAAATTTTTAAAAAATGAGAAATATCAACAAGCGATAATATTACCTAATTCATTTAAATCTGCTTTAATACCGTTTTTTGCGGGTATTCCGATTCGGACCGGATGGCGTGGGGAAATAAGGTATGGTATACTAAATGATTTGAGAATACTTAACAAAAAATTATTCCCTTTAATGGTGCAACGTTATGCCTCTTTAGCATGTGATTATAATGTTACAAAAAATTCTTATAGTTTACCCTGTCCGCTGCCGTTACCCCAATTAAGTGTAAATGAAAAAGAAATTGAAGATGTATTATGCAAATTTAATTTGTATTGTCACAGAAAATCACTGATTGGTTTATGCCCGGGCGCAGAATTTGGATTAGCTAAAAATTGGCCTCATTATCATTACATAACATTAGCTATTCAGTTAATTCATTATGGATATCATGTAGTAATATTAGGATCCCCTAACGATCAACTAATTAATAGATTTATTCAACATAGTATTCTCAAAAATATGAAACAACATTGTAACAATCTTATAGGAATCACATCATTAGGAGAAGCTATTGCAATTATAGCAACCTGTTCAGGAATCGTTAGTAATGATTCTGGTTTAATGCATGTAGCTTGCGCATTGAGACGCCCTGTAATAGGGTTGTATGGACCTAGTAATCCTAAGTTTACTCCGCCTTTATTTTCTCAATCTATTGTGATTCGTCGCATACAAGGATATTATACCATGCGAAACGGCGATAGTTTATATGGCTATCATAACAGTTTAATGGATATTACTCCAGATCAAGTTTTAGAGGCATTAAAAACGTTGTTACATTGA
- the waaC gene encoding lipopolysaccharide heptosyltransferase I, producing MKVLIIKISSMGDIIHTLPAVTDASNIAPNILFDWIVEETFSDILRWHPGIRQIIPINLRFWIKNWYKLSSWKKYRECCIQLKKKYDVIIDAQGLLKTSLLVTRMTCGKKHGMDYTSAREPMSSLFYHERHYSNKNQHAVERIRQLFSLSLKYPVPSYIGKYNIKHLFPPQKHHAPYLIFFHSTTKFEKLWTELNWSIIAQYAINAGYRIKLPFWTKSEELRTKRLARLYCNQIIILPKLTLQEIAIQISGATAVISVDTGLSHLTAALGCPNITLYGPTNPKLIGTYGQNQIILRSSTKKMQHLTPIHVWESLQKILNLKYI from the coding sequence ATGAAGGTTTTAATTATAAAAATTTCTTCTATGGGAGATATTATCCATACTTTACCTGCAGTTACTGATGCATCAAATATTGCACCAAATATATTATTTGATTGGATTGTAGAAGAAACTTTTTCTGATATTCTTAGATGGCATCCAGGAATACGCCAAATTATTCCTATAAACCTTAGATTTTGGATAAAAAATTGGTATAAATTGTCTTCATGGAAGAAATATCGTGAATGTTGTATACAATTAAAAAAAAAATATGACGTGATTATTGACGCTCAGGGTTTATTGAAGACATCATTGCTAGTAACACGTATGACATGTGGTAAAAAACATGGTATGGACTATACGAGTGCACGGGAACCTATGAGTTCTTTGTTTTATCATGAACGACATTATTCCAATAAAAATCAACACGCTGTGGAACGTATTCGACAGCTTTTTTCTCTCAGCTTAAAATATCCTGTACCGTCTTATATAGGAAAGTATAATATTAAACATTTATTTCCACCTCAAAAACATCATGCTCCTTATTTAATATTTTTCCATTCTACTACTAAATTTGAAAAACTTTGGACAGAATTGAATTGGAGTATTATTGCTCAATATGCTATTAATGCAGGATATCGCATTAAATTACCTTTTTGGACAAAAAGTGAAGAATTACGTACCAAACGGTTAGCGAGATTATATTGCAATCAAATAATAATATTACCAAAATTAACGCTACAAGAGATTGCTATCCAAATATCTGGAGCAACAGCAGTAATCTCTGTTGATACTGGACTTAGTCATTTGACAGCAGCGCTTGGTTGTCCTAATATAACATTATATGGCCCAACTAATCCTAAATTAATTGGAACATATGGACAAAACCAAATTATTTTACGATCTTCAACTAAAAAAATGCAACACTTAACCCCTATACACGTCTGGGAATCATTGCAAAAAATTTTAAATTTAAAATATATATAA